A genomic segment from Bacillus cereus G9842 encodes:
- a CDS encoding HesA/MoeB/ThiF family protein — protein MKPKFKETIPYFFLNKEIQIGEEEGLAGIIPDPTGSISFLINKLDGQRNIPNIVQEVQKEFPNISSNEIIEAIKVLGNEGYLEDNSIVPELNDYILERYKANINYFSLFTKFGEDKYKIQEKILETPIALLGVGGLGTQVLYHLAALGFHNIKALDFDNIELSNFNRQLLYSESDIGNSKVEMAKKRISQFNPNVDLQIINKKIESPQDVIEHIEGTELVICVADKPTLHIANWVNEGVVKCNLPMVYGGVLNTRGRFFSMIPSKTGCVQCHINYARQLNDKQDEQLEAMNNMEFTRNNAAISPNVAIVAGTIVNEALKILTQIAQPISLGKVMEVDFLTLETNTVSSWEKMLDCPLCGQVVKSEVK, from the coding sequence ATGAAACCAAAATTTAAAGAAACTATCCCTTATTTTTTCCTAAATAAAGAAATTCAAATTGGTGAAGAAGAAGGTTTAGCAGGTATAATTCCAGACCCTACTGGTAGCATCTCATTTCTAATAAATAAATTAGATGGCCAGAGAAACATTCCAAACATCGTTCAAGAAGTACAAAAAGAATTTCCTAATATTAGTTCAAATGAAATTATTGAGGCTATAAAAGTTTTAGGAAATGAAGGTTATTTAGAAGATAATTCAATTGTACCAGAACTCAATGATTACATCTTAGAAAGATATAAAGCGAATATAAATTATTTTTCACTATTCACGAAATTCGGAGAAGATAAATATAAAATTCAAGAAAAGATTTTAGAAACGCCTATTGCACTTCTTGGTGTAGGAGGACTTGGAACACAAGTACTGTATCATTTGGCAGCATTAGGATTTCATAATATAAAAGCTCTGGACTTTGATAATATTGAATTAAGTAATTTTAATAGACAGTTGCTTTATTCGGAATCAGATATAGGGAATAGTAAGGTTGAAATGGCTAAAAAGCGAATATCCCAATTCAACCCTAATGTGGATCTTCAAATTATAAATAAGAAAATAGAGTCACCTCAAGATGTGATTGAACATATTGAAGGAACTGAGCTTGTGATATGTGTTGCAGATAAGCCAACATTACATATTGCAAACTGGGTAAACGAAGGTGTGGTTAAATGTAATCTGCCAATGGTTTATGGTGGAGTATTAAATACTCGTGGTAGATTCTTTTCTATGATTCCTTCTAAGACAGGTTGTGTACAATGTCACATTAATTATGCAAGACAATTAAACGATAAACAAGACGAGCAATTAGAAGCTATGAATAACATGGAGTTTACTAGAAACAATGCTGCTATAAGTCCAAACGTAGCTATTGTAGCTGGAACAATTGTTAATGAAGCATTAAAAATTTTAACGCAGATTGCACAACCTATTTCTTTAGGGAAAGTTATGGAAGTGGACTTTTTAACCCTAGAAACTAATACTGTTTCTTCGTGGGAAAAAATGTTAGATTGTCCTCTCTGTGGTCAAGTAGTTAAAAGTGAAGTGAAGTGA
- a CDS encoding MFS transporter, with the protein MLPKVFFNKNYVILFSGMTISKLGMWFFTIAIPLIVYDLTHSPSKMAFVLALELGAQVIFSLIGGALADQMSKKKIMIIGDYASALFVLVVPILFLSGYNSIIVIYIAAFTLSALAAFHHPSFESAVPEILSKEDLIQGNSFFRLSETIITFLGPAVAGIAIALFGNSNVLLITSVAFFLSGTIFLFLKFRDFAEEEKKRPELVKPIVEGLRYVFGTKIILVGSLVIFGINIGFGAVESLFMYYLKDYLGLSPINIGLIFSLQAIGPILAVYFASKFKHIPRGNVIIYSGIVIGLAQMLLYFSQFSLVILVFCQIFIKGSVTLLAINWFTLRQETVPSKLLGRVISSTRMVAFLALPFSAMIAGFLAESINVLSIFLVAGAFAIVSSIVGVSLGLFDRKRLDKIQNDTAL; encoded by the coding sequence ATGCTACCTAAAGTTTTTTTTAATAAGAATTATGTAATACTTTTTTCTGGGATGACAATAAGTAAATTAGGAATGTGGTTCTTCACTATAGCAATTCCATTAATTGTTTATGATTTAACCCATTCTCCAAGTAAAATGGCCTTCGTACTAGCATTAGAGCTTGGAGCCCAAGTTATTTTTAGTTTAATAGGTGGGGCATTAGCAGACCAAATGTCTAAAAAGAAGATAATGATAATAGGAGACTATGCTTCAGCGCTTTTTGTACTCGTAGTTCCTATACTTTTTTTAAGTGGTTATAACAGCATAATAGTTATATATATTGCCGCTTTTACCTTATCTGCTTTAGCAGCTTTTCATCATCCTAGTTTTGAATCTGCAGTTCCTGAAATCTTATCTAAAGAGGATCTTATTCAAGGTAACTCATTCTTTAGACTAAGCGAAACGATTATCACATTCTTGGGACCCGCCGTAGCGGGGATTGCAATAGCGCTTTTTGGGAATTCGAATGTTTTATTAATAACAAGTGTGGCCTTCTTTTTATCAGGAACAATATTTTTATTTTTAAAATTTAGAGATTTTGCTGAAGAAGAGAAGAAACGCCCTGAATTAGTAAAACCTATTGTTGAAGGACTAAGATATGTCTTTGGAACGAAAATTATCTTAGTTGGTTCTCTAGTTATTTTTGGTATTAATATAGGATTTGGAGCTGTAGAATCTCTTTTTATGTATTACTTGAAAGATTATCTAGGCTTGAGTCCTATAAATATTGGATTAATTTTTTCATTACAGGCAATTGGACCAATTTTGGCTGTTTATTTTGCAAGTAAATTTAAACATATTCCAAGAGGAAATGTTATTATTTATTCAGGGATTGTTATAGGACTTGCCCAGATGCTCCTGTACTTCTCTCAATTCAGCTTAGTAATTTTAGTATTCTGTCAAATTTTTATTAAAGGATCAGTTACTTTATTAGCTATTAATTGGTTTACATTGCGACAAGAGACTGTACCTAGCAAGTTGCTCGGAAGAGTTATCAGTTCTACTAGAATGGTAGCATTTTTAGCTTTACCTTTTAGTGCTATGATAGCTGGCTTTTTGGCTGAGTCAATAAATGTTTTGTCAATCTTCTTAGTTGCAGGTGCTTTCGCGATAGTATCATCAATCGTAGGTGTAAGTCTTGGTTTATTTGATAGAAAAAGATTAGATAAGATTCAAAATGATACAGCATTGTAA
- a CDS encoding DinB family protein, with the protein MNKIELIIMNSNEVRRRSLNLWSSIPSEVLFHRVDSSSMTILEQVRHVLEAEYLYLEILKTRKSLPYSDDEPNPFNTRDFTTIQDEVDFAKPYRKNFLDFIMGLNEEDLENIKIDRSDVGYTRNLGDMLMRMAYHEAVHTGQLLRDMRALGLKRPHLWD; encoded by the coding sequence ATGAACAAAATTGAACTAATAATTATGAATTCTAATGAAGTACGCCGGAGAAGTTTAAATTTATGGAGTTCTATTCCCAGTGAGGTTTTATTTCATAGGGTTGATTCATCTTCAATGACTATATTAGAACAAGTACGGCATGTTTTAGAAGCTGAATATTTATATCTTGAAATTTTAAAGACTAGAAAAAGTTTGCCCTATAGCGATGATGAACCAAATCCTTTCAATACACGCGATTTTACAACCATTCAAGATGAGGTTGATTTTGCAAAACCTTATCGAAAAAATTTCTTAGATTTTATAATGGGATTAAATGAGGAAGATCTTGAAAATATAAAAATAGATCGCTCAGATGTAGGATATACTAGAAACCTTGGAGATATGTTAATGAGAATGGCGTATCATGAAGCCGTACATACAGGGCAATTATTAAGAGATATGAGGGCTTTAGGTTTAAAAAGACCTCATCTATGGGATTAA